The window GCTGCGGCAACTGGTGCGGCTCTGCATCGAATATGGCATCGCCCACCTCACCGTGTTCGGCTTCTCGTCCGAGAACTGGCGGCGGCCGCCTCAGGAAGTGAACTTCATCTTCGGCCTGCTCCGCCGCTTCGTGGCGTCGGACCTCGAGACGCTGATCAGCAACAACGTGCGCGTTCGGATCATCGGCGGACGGGAGGGGCT of the bacterium genome contains:
- the uppS gene encoding di-trans,poly-cis-decaprenylcistransferase; the encoded protein is MSTTTAIKSGAAERPRLRIPSHLGVIMDGNGRWAQARGKPRTDGHLAGVRSLRQLVRLCIEYGIAHLTVFGFSSENWRRPPQEVNFIFGLLRRFVASDLETLISNNVRVRIIGGREGL